A genome region from Alphaproteobacteria bacterium includes the following:
- a CDS encoding phosphoheptose isomerase, producing MTIRQLPGRQVERIWGRRDLPRAFPAADTEGDPIGEIWFEDEDEAPLLVKYLFTSERLSIQVHPGDDAARARGYRRGKDEAWYVLDADPGATIGIGLTGRVTAEELRAAALDGSIEDLLDWRPVAAGDVFYSPAGTIHAIGAGLSLIEVQQNLDLTYRLYDYGRPRELHLDDAVAVSNPAPFPAAPPPQEAGAGRTMLAGGGAFALERWRGARSADLPAGSVLVPLAAGGTIDGAPLEPATVWAARGAVALDGEADLLVGIPSEAGA from the coding sequence TTGACGATAAGGCAGCTTCCAGGCAGGCAGGTCGAGCGCATATGGGGGCGCCGCGACCTTCCGCGCGCCTTTCCGGCCGCCGATACCGAAGGCGATCCGATCGGCGAAATCTGGTTCGAGGATGAGGACGAGGCTCCGCTCCTCGTCAAATATCTCTTCACCTCCGAGCGCCTCTCGATCCAGGTCCACCCGGGGGACGACGCAGCCCGCGCGCGCGGCTACCGGCGCGGCAAGGACGAGGCTTGGTACGTCCTCGATGCCGATCCGGGCGCGACGATCGGCATCGGGCTTACCGGGCGGGTCACTGCTGAGGAGCTGCGCGCCGCGGCGCTCGACGGCAGCATCGAGGATTTGCTCGATTGGCGCCCGGTCGCGGCCGGCGACGTCTTCTATTCGCCCGCCGGCACGATCCACGCGATCGGCGCCGGCCTCTCGCTGATCGAGGTCCAGCAGAATCTCGACCTCACCTATCGGCTCTACGATTACGGCCGCCCGCGCGAGCTTCACCTCGACGACGCGGTGGCGGTATCGAACCCAGCCCCCTTCCCCGCCGCGCCTCCGCCCCAGGAGGCAGGGGCGGGCCGGACGATGCTCGCCGGCGGCGGGGCCTTCGCCTTGGAGCGCTGGCGGGGCGCACGGAGCGCAGATCTCCCCGCGGGCAGCGTTCTGGTGCCGCTGGCAGCCGGTGGAACGATCGACGGGGCGCCGCTGGAACCCGCCACCGTCTGGGCCGCTCGCGGCGCCGTCGCGCTCGACGGAGAAGCGGACCTGCTCGTGGGAATCCCGTCAGAGGCGGGTGCGTAG
- a CDS encoding tryptophan 2,3-dioxygenase produces the protein MTDKADMTYGGYLTLEPLLSAQHPVSDHHDEMLFIVIHQTKELWLKQIIHELAVALELVRGDKLVEVHKNLSRVTRIQAVMTLSWDVLTTLTPSDYMQFRDVLGSSSGFQSAQFRQFEFMLGLKEGAHLRHQPEGSPQHAALAGALASPSLWDEANAALARGGFDIPAEVLERDWSEPYRPNEAVEAAWAEVYRDTERWWRFYQLAEKLVDLDDAMAAWRHKHVVTVERVIGLKRGTGGTAGVPYLQSTLSKRAFPELWTLRTRL, from the coding sequence ATGACCGACAAGGCAGACATGACCTACGGGGGCTATCTGACGCTGGAGCCCCTGCTCTCCGCGCAGCATCCGGTTTCGGATCACCATGACGAGATGTTGTTCATCGTGATCCACCAGACCAAGGAGCTGTGGCTCAAGCAGATCATCCACGAGCTGGCGGTGGCGCTGGAGCTGGTGCGCGGCGACAAGCTGGTCGAGGTCCACAAGAATCTCTCACGGGTCACGCGCATTCAGGCGGTGATGACCCTGTCGTGGGACGTCCTCACCACGCTCACGCCGAGCGACTATATGCAGTTTCGCGACGTGCTCGGCTCGTCGAGCGGCTTCCAGTCGGCGCAGTTCCGCCAGTTCGAGTTCATGCTCGGCCTCAAGGAAGGCGCCCACCTTCGCCATCAGCCCGAAGGATCGCCGCAGCACGCCGCGCTTGCCGGTGCGCTGGCGAGCCCGAGCCTGTGGGACGAAGCCAATGCGGCGCTGGCGCGCGGCGGCTTCGATATCCCGGCGGAGGTTCTGGAGCGGGACTGGTCGGAGCCCTACCGTCCGAACGAGGCGGTCGAGGCCGCCTGGGCCGAAGTCTATCGCGACACCGAGCGCTGGTGGCGGTTCTACCAGCTCGCCGAGAAGCTGGTGGACCTCGACGACGCGATGGCCGCCTGGAGACACAAGCATGTGGTGACGGTGGAGCGCGTGATCGGCCTCAAGCGCGGCACCGGAGGGACGGCCGGCGTCCCCTATCTCCAGTCGACGCTGTCGAAGCGCGCCTTTCCCGAATTGTGGACCCTACGCACCCGCCTCTGA
- a CDS encoding bifunctional (p)ppGpp synthetase/guanosine-3',5'-bis(diphosphate) 3'-pyrophosphohydrolase, producing MLRQYELVEKVRGYDPDADEALINRAYVFSMKAHGSQKRASGDPYYSHPIEVAGILTDLHLDDETIATAILHDTIEDTLATPAEIRKLFGKNVARLVDGVTKLSKIEAQSESQRAAENLRKFLLAMSDDIRVLLVKLADRLHNMRTLHHLEDPEKRRRIARETMDIYAPLAERIGMYEFMTEMQTLAFREIEPDAYESITKRLERLHQGGGGDLIQRIGRGIKAHLEANGIEAEVQGREKHPYSIWRKMAERHVSFEQLSDVMAFRAVVGSVEECYRTLGLIHQRWPVVPGRFKDFISTPKRNGYRSIHTTIIHDEQMRIEIQIRTHEMHAQAEHGLAAHWAYKEGEVAASADHPWINDLVEILDHAGSAEELLEHTRMAMYQDRIFAFTPKGELIQLPKGATPVDFAYAVHTDLGDQTVGSKINGRVMPLRTPLNNGDQVEILVSKAQHPQPAWLSYVVTGKARAKIRRWVKSKEREETVSLGRKIFDEIVQRLPQPLGWEAIAEALRRLHLPNDEALMEAIALKRVDDVAVMEALVPGSAIKDGVKPPPQRTAISIKGLTPGVAFQLAECCHPIPGDRIVGLRREGEGIEVHMIGCPSLADGIDADWVDLAWGDEADGGATRLCIVIKNEPGSLAAVAGVLGSHGANIVSMDQTSRDGSFHTFHLDIEVHDVQHLMRILAALRSTDVVSTAERI from the coding sequence GTGCTGAGACAATATGAGCTGGTCGAGAAGGTCCGGGGCTACGATCCCGATGCCGATGAGGCGCTGATCAACCGCGCCTACGTCTTCTCGATGAAGGCGCACGGCAGCCAGAAGCGCGCCTCGGGCGATCCCTATTACAGCCACCCGATCGAGGTCGCCGGAATCCTTACCGACCTCCACCTCGACGACGAGACGATCGCGACCGCGATCCTCCACGACACGATCGAGGACACGCTAGCGACTCCGGCCGAGATCCGAAAGCTGTTCGGCAAGAACGTCGCCCGGCTGGTCGACGGGGTCACCAAGCTCAGCAAGATCGAGGCGCAGAGCGAGAGCCAGCGGGCGGCCGAAAATCTGCGCAAGTTCCTGCTCGCAATGTCGGACGACATCCGCGTCCTCCTGGTCAAGCTCGCCGACCGGCTGCACAACATGCGCACGCTCCATCACCTGGAGGACCCCGAGAAGCGCCGCCGCATCGCCCGCGAGACGATGGACATCTACGCCCCGCTCGCCGAGCGGATCGGCATGTACGAGTTCATGACCGAGATGCAGACGCTCGCCTTCCGCGAGATCGAGCCCGACGCCTACGAATCGATCACCAAGCGGCTGGAACGGCTTCATCAGGGCGGCGGCGGCGACCTGATCCAGCGGATCGGCCGGGGAATCAAGGCCCATCTCGAGGCGAACGGGATCGAGGCCGAGGTTCAGGGGCGCGAGAAACATCCCTACTCGATCTGGCGCAAGATGGCCGAGCGCCACGTCAGCTTTGAGCAGCTCAGCGACGTCATGGCCTTTCGCGCCGTCGTCGGCAGCGTCGAGGAATGTTACCGAACGCTCGGCCTGATCCACCAGCGCTGGCCGGTCGTGCCGGGGCGCTTCAAGGATTTCATCTCGACTCCCAAGCGCAACGGCTACCGATCGATCCACACCACGATCATCCACGACGAGCAGATGCGGATCGAGATCCAGATCCGCACCCACGAGATGCACGCCCAGGCCGAGCACGGCCTCGCCGCCCATTGGGCCTATAAGGAGGGCGAGGTCGCGGCGAGCGCCGACCATCCCTGGATCAACGACCTGGTGGAGATACTCGACCATGCGGGAAGCGCCGAGGAGCTGCTCGAGCACACCCGAATGGCGATGTACCAGGACCGTATCTTCGCCTTCACCCCGAAGGGCGAGCTGATCCAGTTGCCCAAGGGCGCAACCCCCGTCGATTTCGCTTATGCCGTCCACACCGATCTCGGCGACCAGACGGTCGGCTCGAAGATCAACGGCCGCGTGATGCCGCTCAGGACCCCGCTCAACAACGGCGACCAGGTCGAGATCCTCGTCTCCAAGGCGCAGCACCCGCAGCCGGCCTGGCTCTCCTACGTCGTCACCGGCAAGGCGCGGGCCAAGATCCGCCGCTGGGTGAAATCGAAGGAGCGCGAGGAGACGGTCTCGCTGGGCCGCAAGATCTTCGACGAGATCGTCCAGCGCCTGCCCCAGCCGCTCGGCTGGGAGGCGATCGCCGAGGCGCTGCGTCGCCTTCATTTGCCGAACGACGAGGCGCTGATGGAGGCGATCGCGCTCAAGCGGGTCGACGACGTCGCGGTGATGGAGGCCCTGGTGCCGGGTTCGGCGATCAAGGACGGGGTCAAGCCGCCGCCCCAGCGCACCGCCATCTCGATCAAGGGCCTGACCCCCGGAGTCGCCTTCCAGCTCGCCGAATGCTGCCACCCGATCCCGGGCGACCGGATCGTTGGCCTGCGCCGCGAAGGCGAGGGGATCGAGGTCCACATGATCGGCTGCCCGAGCCTCGCCGACGGGATCGACGCCGACTGGGTCGATCTCGCCTGGGGCGACGAGGCCGATGGCGGCGCCACGCGGCTGTGCATCGTCATCAAGAACGAGCCCGGCTCGCTCGCGGCGGTCGCCGGCGTGCTCGGCAGCCACGGCGCGAACATCGTCAGCATGGACCAGACCTCGCGCGATGGGTCGTTCCACACCTTCCACCTCGACATCGAGGTGCACGACGTCCAGCACCTGATGCGCATTCTCGCGGCGCTGAGGTCGACCGACGTGGTCTCGACGGCGGAGCGCATCTAG
- a CDS encoding helix-turn-helix transcriptional regulator yields MRPDQRTAILVECALPSALEAVGERWSFLILRGAFNGLAHFEEFQGTLGIARNILSNRLSRLVQHEILRREPDRSDRRKVAYRLTDKGMALLPALIALRQWGEKWISGVPSNPVLVDRRSRLPVASLAVRAADGRPLSLGELEWIDRAELPSPRD; encoded by the coding sequence ATGAGGCCCGATCAGCGAACGGCCATACTGGTGGAATGCGCATTGCCGAGCGCGCTCGAGGCCGTGGGCGAGCGCTGGTCCTTCCTGATCCTGCGGGGCGCCTTCAACGGCCTTGCCCATTTCGAGGAATTTCAGGGGACGCTCGGAATCGCCCGGAATATCCTGTCGAACAGGCTCAGCCGGCTCGTCCAGCACGAGATTCTGCGGCGCGAGCCCGATCGGTCCGATCGGCGCAAGGTCGCCTATCGGCTGACCGACAAGGGGATGGCCTTGCTGCCGGCGCTGATCGCGCTGAGGCAGTGGGGCGAGAAATGGATTTCGGGGGTGCCCAGCAACCCGGTGCTGGTCGATCGCCGCAGCCGCCTTCCGGTGGCCTCTTTGGCGGTTCGCGCCGCCGACGGCCGCCCCCTCTCGCTCGGCGAGCTGGAATGGATCGACCGGGCGGAGCTGCCTTCGCCCAGGGACTGA
- a CDS encoding DNA-directed RNA polymerase subunit omega encodes MARVTVEDCVDKVPNRFDLVLLSAQRARQISGGAELTIDRDRDKNPVVALREVAEQTVRPRELEESLIGSLQRVQVDEDDVADEVGSLSASAEALRLTAAAPQRNNNAGADYDG; translated from the coding sequence ATGGCGCGCGTTACCGTCGAAGATTGCGTCGACAAAGTCCCCAACCGTTTCGATCTGGTGCTTCTTTCGGCCCAGCGCGCCCGCCAGATTTCCGGCGGCGCCGAGTTGACCATCGATCGCGACCGCGACAAGAATCCGGTCGTGGCTCTGCGCGAAGTGGCCGAGCAGACGGTTCGCCCTCGCGAGCTCGAGGAATCGCTGATCGGCAGCCTTCAGCGCGTCCAGGTCGACGAGGACGACGTGGCGGACGAGGTCGGCTCGCTCAGCGCTTCGGCCGAGGCGCTGCGGCTCACCGCCGCCGCACCGCAGCGCAACAACAATGCCGGAGCTGATTACGACGGCTGA
- a CDS encoding DNA polymerase III subunit beta has protein sequence MKATIERATLLKGLGHVHSVVERRNTIPILSNVLIEADEGGGLRLMATDLDLQVNETVEADVSEPGATTVPAHTLFDIVRKMSEGSQVELIAAEGRMQVNAGRARFTLATLPRDDFPVIAEGDLPTSFELPAATLRQIIDKTRFAISTEETRYYLNGIYFHVSDEAQPVLKAAATDGHRLARVTVPRPEGAQGMPGVIIPRKCVAELRKLLDEVDGTVQVSLSESKIRFSLGNAVLTSKLIDGTFPDYSRVIPTANDKLLKLDPRSFAEGVDRVSTIASERTRAVKMSLDRDRVTLSVTSPENGTAAEEVSADYAADGIEIGFNARYLLDILGQIEGDVMEVHLADAAAPTLLRENDKAPALYVLMPMRV, from the coding sequence ATGAAGGCGACGATCGAACGGGCCACCCTCCTCAAGGGCCTCGGCCACGTCCACTCGGTGGTGGAGCGCAGGAACACGATACCGATTCTGTCGAACGTCCTGATCGAGGCCGACGAAGGGGGCGGCCTCAGGCTCATGGCGACGGATCTCGACCTTCAGGTCAACGAGACCGTCGAGGCGGACGTCTCCGAGCCGGGAGCGACCACCGTGCCGGCGCACACCTTGTTCGATATCGTGCGCAAAATGTCCGAAGGCAGCCAGGTCGAGCTGATCGCGGCCGAAGGGCGGATGCAGGTCAATGCGGGGCGCGCCCGCTTCACGCTGGCGACCCTGCCGCGCGACGATTTTCCGGTCATCGCCGAGGGCGATTTGCCGACCAGCTTCGAGTTGCCCGCCGCGACTCTGCGCCAGATCATCGACAAGACCCGCTTCGCCATCTCCACGGAGGAGACGCGCTACTATCTGAACGGCATCTACTTCCACGTCTCGGACGAGGCGCAGCCGGTGCTCAAGGCGGCGGCGACCGACGGCCACCGCCTGGCGCGGGTCACGGTTCCCCGACCCGAGGGGGCGCAGGGCATGCCGGGAGTCATCATTCCACGCAAATGCGTCGCCGAATTGCGCAAGCTGCTGGACGAGGTCGACGGCACCGTTCAGGTCTCTCTCTCCGAATCGAAGATCCGGTTCAGCCTCGGCAACGCGGTGCTCACGTCCAAGCTGATCGACGGGACGTTCCCGGATTACAGCCGGGTGATCCCGACCGCGAACGACAAGCTGCTGAAGCTCGATCCGCGCAGCTTCGCCGAAGGGGTCGACCGAGTCTCGACCATCGCCAGCGAGCGCACCCGCGCGGTCAAGATGTCGCTCGACCGCGACCGGGTCACTCTGTCCGTGACGTCGCCCGAAAACGGCACCGCCGCCGAAGAAGTGTCGGCCGATTACGCGGCCGACGGCATCGAGATCGGGTTCAACGCCCGCTACCTCCTGGACATTCTCGGCCAGATCGAGGGGGACGTGATGGAGGTCCACCTGGCGGACGCAGCGGCGCCCACCCTGCTCAGGGAAAACGACAAGGCCCCGGCGCTCTACGTGCTGATGCCGATGCGGGTCTAG
- a CDS encoding porin family protein — protein MRIVYAAAVLAAASAAPAFAHAAPAPFVGGHIEAIAGYDSLSVDGDSDGGIAYGIAGGYDFALGTNMRAGLELEAAESTAEECQANVIVAGDRACAEARRDFYVGARLGGVVSNGVLLYAKLGYTNARVGAVYDNGTTVVSDGANADGIRAGAGADIALGRNMFLRAEYRYSNYESDFSRHQGVVGLGFRF, from the coding sequence ATGCGTATCGTTTACGCCGCGGCTGTTCTCGCGGCTGCTTCTGCTGCGCCTGCGTTCGCGCACGCGGCCCCGGCACCTTTCGTCGGCGGCCACATCGAAGCGATCGCCGGCTATGACAGCCTTTCCGTGGACGGCGACAGCGACGGCGGCATCGCCTACGGCATCGCCGGCGGCTATGATTTCGCGCTGGGCACGAACATGCGCGCCGGCCTCGAGCTGGAAGCGGCCGAATCGACCGCCGAAGAGTGCCAGGCCAATGTCATCGTCGCCGGCGACCGGGCTTGCGCCGAAGCGCGCCGCGATTTCTACGTCGGCGCCCGCCTCGGCGGCGTGGTGAGCAACGGCGTCCTGCTCTATGCCAAGCTCGGCTACACCAACGCCCGCGTCGGCGCGGTCTATGACAACGGCACGACCGTCGTCAGCGACGGCGCGAATGCGGACGGCATCCGCGCCGGCGCCGGCGCGGACATCGCGCTCGGCCGCAACATGTTCCTTCGGGCCGAGTATCGCTACTCGAACTACGAGAGCGATTTCTCGCGCCATCAGGGCGTGGTCGGCCTCGGCTTCCGCTTCTAG